One stretch of Kiritimatiellaceae bacterium DNA includes these proteins:
- a CDS encoding HDIG domain-containing protein: MKRKFFKKTNYRGTATRNITARKKVRRFSFFNLLLAVVLWLALVVFFYSGRLLRPQTLVLGQKAPETIAASVDFRAENVAATQAGQRAATDAVLPVFSIDSSAIENARLLLTTNRLTEILPTDKQVDVQTILFTALSNTSSRGIISVSDAQTKFNGKAPSGKIALRGGKTDVIRTLDSFVQQADALKAATAEILHELPRESRNEEKTIRALIAPCLWPNLAYDAAETDMRRAQATALVDPVIEPVSAGTILVRNGDTVSEQTLKRLAAHEQRLSELETPAERIQRLAGNGFLLLIGLTLSAAIAGIVQPLLLRSRRQMLLLVTLCALPLIVGKGLLYATVDLHLIPATLLHFALPLSIAPLLASILLGSAPGLISGFWVSFALATLLGGNFDVFVLGLLTSVAAIYTTRDVKRRTALFRAGFWIGAVEIIFALVMAVLEHPSWQILIPQIGTAMLCGLVSALLALLLIPVFEHLFKITTDISLLELSDLSHPLLQSLAINAPGTYHHSLMLASLAQNAAEAVGANGLMLRVCAYFHDIGKLVKPGFFSENIQFSENPHDDLTPSMSTLVIVSHIKEGVMLAKKYKLPQVVIDGIEQHQGTSLVSVFYQRAKTRAAGQPAINDEDFRYEGPRPQTREMAILMLADSCEAASRSLEKPTPVRVTNLINDIFDARLRDGQLDECTLTLAELNKIKQSFVFSLTSMLHGRVAYPKDENRSNKPAETPDQPVGNPPADR; the protein is encoded by the coding sequence TTGAAACGGAAGTTTTTCAAAAAGACAAATTATCGCGGCACCGCGACCAGAAACATCACGGCTCGCAAAAAGGTGCGGCGGTTTTCATTTTTCAATCTGTTGCTGGCCGTTGTCCTTTGGCTGGCGCTGGTCGTGTTTTTTTACAGCGGACGCCTGCTCCGTCCGCAGACGCTGGTGCTCGGACAGAAAGCCCCCGAAACCATTGCGGCATCAGTCGATTTCCGCGCCGAAAACGTCGCCGCCACACAAGCCGGGCAGCGTGCCGCCACCGATGCGGTTCTGCCGGTTTTCTCCATTGATTCATCCGCCATCGAAAACGCACGCCTGCTGCTGACCACCAACCGGCTGACAGAAATCCTGCCGACAGATAAACAGGTTGACGTTCAGACCATCCTTTTCACCGCGCTTTCCAATACCAGTTCTCGCGGCATCATTTCCGTCAGCGACGCGCAGACAAAATTTAACGGCAAAGCCCCGTCCGGAAAAATAGCACTGCGCGGCGGCAAAACGGACGTGATCCGCACACTCGACAGTTTCGTCCAGCAGGCCGATGCGCTCAAGGCGGCCACGGCAGAAATTCTCCACGAGCTTCCGCGCGAAAGCCGCAACGAAGAAAAAACCATTCGCGCGCTGATCGCGCCGTGCCTATGGCCCAATCTGGCGTACGATGCCGCCGAAACCGATATGCGCCGCGCTCAGGCAACCGCACTCGTCGATCCGGTCATTGAGCCGGTGAGCGCCGGAACCATTCTCGTTCGTAACGGGGACACGGTGAGTGAACAAACACTCAAGCGGCTGGCCGCGCACGAACAGCGGCTGAGCGAACTGGAAACACCTGCCGAACGCATCCAGCGGCTGGCGGGCAACGGATTTCTGCTGCTGATCGGCCTCACGCTCAGCGCGGCAATCGCCGGCATCGTGCAACCTTTACTGCTGCGCAGCCGCCGGCAAATGCTGTTACTGGTAACGCTCTGCGCTTTGCCGCTGATCGTCGGCAAAGGCTTACTGTACGCCACGGTCGATTTACATCTGATTCCGGCAACCTTGCTTCATTTTGCTCTGCCGCTATCCATCGCGCCGCTGCTGGCTTCCATCCTGCTCGGCAGTGCGCCGGGGTTGATCTCCGGCTTCTGGGTCAGCTTTGCGCTTGCGACACTGCTCGGCGGAAACTTCGATGTGTTTGTGCTCGGCCTGCTGACTTCCGTGGCGGCCATCTACACTACCCGCGACGTCAAACGCCGCACTGCGCTGTTCCGCGCGGGGTTCTGGATCGGCGCGGTCGAAATTATTTTTGCACTGGTGATGGCCGTGCTTGAACATCCGTCATGGCAGATTCTGATTCCGCAGATTGGAACCGCCATGCTGTGCGGACTGGTCAGCGCGCTGCTGGCCCTGTTGCTCATCCCGGTCTTTGAACACCTCTTCAAAATCACCACCGACATTTCTCTGCTCGAACTTTCCGACCTGAGTCATCCGCTGCTTCAGAGCCTTGCCATCAACGCGCCCGGCACCTACCACCATTCTCTGATGCTCGCCAGCCTCGCGCAGAATGCCGCTGAAGCCGTCGGTGCTAACGGACTCATGCTGCGCGTTTGCGCTTACTTCCACGACATCGGCAAACTGGTGAAGCCCGGTTTCTTCAGCGAAAATATTCAGTTCTCGGAAAACCCGCACGATGACCTGACACCGAGTATGAGCACGCTGGTGATTGTCTCGCACATCAAAGAAGGCGTCATGCTGGCGAAAAAATATAAACTGCCGCAGGTTGTCATCGACGGCATCGAACAGCATCAGGGCACCAGCCTGGTTTCCGTTTTCTACCAGCGCGCCAAAACCCGCGCCGCCGGTCAGCCGGCAATCAACGACGAAGATTTTCGCTACGAAGGTCCTCGCCCACAAACTCGCGAAATGGCCATTCTGATGCTGGCCGACAGCTGCGAAGCCGCATCGCGGTCACTCGAAAAGCCGACGCCGGTTCGCGTCACGAACCTGATCAACGATATTTTCGACGCTCGTCTGCGCGACGGCCAGCTCGACGAATGCACACTCACGCTCGCTGAACTCAACAAAATCAAACAGTCCTTTGTCTTCTCGCTCACCAGTATGCTCCACGGCCGTGTCGCCTACCCTAAAGATGAAAACCGTTCTAATAAACCGGCAGAAACGCCGGATCAGCCTGTCGGCAATCCGCCGGCTGACCGCTAA
- the metH gene encoding methionine synthase — translation MKLKDRLKTGPLLLDGAAGTYLQNQTITRDQWGVYEGCNEWLNLSAPEIIHGLHRAYLEAGSDAIETNTFGASPITLGEYGLADRAYEINKAAASLARECADEFSTPEQPRHVFGSIGPGTKLPSLGHISFDELVDAYKIQIQGLLDGGVDGLLIETCQDPLQIKAALAAADDSLGPDSDIVRYVSITVEATGTMLVGTSVPAAAAILAPYPIDVLGLNCATGPDAMEHHLDTLREVWPAHLACMPNAGMPEARADGNVRYPLEPTPFAEKVAALAKEHGLSIVGGCCGTTPEHIRLLRAQLTGVRSQESEAGNRQSQVASLFTAVDLTQEPAPLYIGERANATGSKKFRDTLLANDYENAFHILTEQEETGAHVLDLSCGYAGRDESKDVAVLVPRMARECKIPMMIDSTSADVIEEALKLYGGRAVINSINFEDGGKRAEQVVPMARRYGAALVALTIDEKGMAMNADEKFAVAKRLVDFCVERGLKAEEILIDPLTFTICSGDKTLRDAALQTLEAISRIKAELPGVKTILGLSNISFGLKPALRKVLNAVFLHQAVQAGMDACIINVAAIVPLNEIPEDLRKAAEALLADDRSGGDPLENYINLFETVQETVEVAVESRPSVDVLADAIIRGKSPWLEPAIPDLLKEKSAEDILNTILLPAMKEVGRLFNDGTMQLPFVLKSAEVMKRAVDMIKPFMKKSAAGDRVPLVILATVAGDVHDIGKNLVGIILSNNGFDIVDLGIKVPVEQMMEAVKKHNAAALGMSGLLVKSTAVMAENTKILEHAGFKTPVLLGGAALSEEFVDLACRPHYSGQVLYCKDAFAGLSAMQTLKDTGRLPDYVAPVRDVLGCEVKPVDEKPAEPIDRDIPIPEVRLGTTVTKNIPLDAIWNYLDLNGMIKGAWGYKQGKLSDTEYQKLLADEVYPKLEEMKQIARGVFEPKVIHGFFNCHSEGDTFLLENPAGGTIPMPFPRQKKSDGLCLADFFRPDRDVAALMAVTLGNKVMTKEHELRDADRYHDYLLFHGLAVMTAEALAETWHRQIRLLWGSNEGELTLAEIWKRKLDQSRFGFGYALCPDLAMNKVCCDLLDTDRIGLNVTELFMADPEVSTFALVTHHPQAYYFDL, via the coding sequence ATGAAACTGAAAGACAGACTAAAGACCGGCCCCCTGCTTCTCGATGGCGCGGCAGGAACTTATTTGCAAAATCAGACGATCACCCGCGACCAGTGGGGCGTTTATGAAGGCTGTAACGAGTGGCTCAACCTTTCCGCGCCGGAAATCATCCACGGACTGCACCGCGCTTATCTCGAAGCCGGTTCGGACGCGATTGAAACCAACACGTTCGGCGCTTCACCCATAACACTCGGCGAATACGGCCTTGCGGATCGCGCTTACGAAATCAACAAAGCCGCCGCGAGCCTGGCCCGCGAATGCGCCGACGAGTTTTCAACCCCGGAACAGCCGCGCCACGTTTTCGGCTCGATCGGCCCCGGCACCAAACTGCCGTCACTCGGACATATTTCGTTCGACGAGCTGGTCGATGCCTACAAGATTCAGATTCAAGGCCTGCTCGACGGCGGCGTGGACGGCCTGCTCATCGAGACCTGTCAGGATCCTCTGCAGATTAAAGCCGCACTGGCCGCCGCCGATGACAGCCTCGGCCCGGACAGCGATATTGTCCGCTACGTCTCAATCACCGTGGAAGCCACCGGAACCATGCTGGTCGGCACCAGCGTCCCCGCCGCCGCTGCAATTCTTGCGCCGTATCCGATTGATGTGCTCGGTCTGAACTGCGCGACCGGCCCCGACGCGATGGAGCACCACCTCGACACACTTAGAGAAGTCTGGCCGGCACATCTCGCCTGCATGCCCAACGCCGGAATGCCCGAAGCACGCGCCGACGGCAATGTCCGTTATCCACTGGAGCCGACCCCGTTCGCGGAAAAGGTCGCCGCGCTGGCGAAAGAACACGGACTCTCGATTGTCGGCGGCTGCTGCGGCACGACACCGGAGCATATCAGGCTGTTGCGAGCGCAACTGACAGGAGTCAGGAGTCAGGAGTCAGAAGCCGGCAATCGGCAATCTCAAGTCGCCAGCCTTTTTACGGCGGTTGACCTGACACAGGAACCTGCGCCGCTGTATATCGGAGAGCGAGCCAACGCCACCGGCTCGAAAAAATTCCGCGACACGCTGCTGGCCAACGACTATGAAAACGCTTTTCACATTCTGACGGAACAGGAAGAAACCGGCGCGCATGTCCTCGACCTGAGTTGCGGCTATGCCGGACGCGATGAAAGCAAAGATGTCGCCGTGCTGGTGCCGCGAATGGCGCGTGAATGCAAGATTCCGATGATGATCGACTCCACATCCGCCGACGTGATTGAAGAAGCGCTCAAACTCTACGGCGGCCGGGCTGTCATCAACTCAATCAATTTTGAAGACGGCGGGAAGCGCGCCGAACAGGTTGTACCGATGGCACGGCGCTACGGCGCGGCACTGGTCGCGCTGACGATTGATGAAAAAGGTATGGCAATGAACGCCGATGAAAAATTCGCCGTCGCCAAACGACTGGTTGATTTTTGCGTCGAACGCGGACTTAAAGCCGAAGAAATTCTGATCGACCCGCTGACGTTCACCATTTGCAGTGGCGACAAAACGCTGCGCGATGCGGCGCTCCAAACTCTGGAAGCGATCAGCCGCATCAAGGCGGAACTGCCGGGCGTGAAGACCATCCTCGGACTGTCCAATATTTCGTTCGGCCTGAAACCTGCACTGCGCAAAGTACTCAACGCCGTATTCCTGCATCAAGCGGTACAGGCCGGCATGGACGCCTGCATCATCAATGTCGCCGCAATCGTGCCGCTCAACGAAATTCCGGAAGATCTCCGCAAGGCCGCCGAGGCTTTGCTGGCCGACGACCGTTCCGGCGGCGATCCGCTTGAAAACTATATCAACCTTTTTGAAACCGTGCAGGAAACCGTCGAAGTCGCCGTTGAAAGCAGACCTTCCGTCGATGTGCTGGCCGATGCGATTATTCGCGGCAAATCGCCGTGGCTCGAACCGGCGATTCCCGATCTGCTGAAAGAAAAAAGCGCCGAAGACATTCTCAACACCATTTTGCTTCCGGCGATGAAAGAGGTCGGGCGTCTTTTCAACGACGGAACGATGCAGCTTCCTTTTGTGCTGAAGTCTGCCGAAGTGATGAAACGCGCCGTTGACATGATTAAACCGTTCATGAAGAAAAGTGCGGCGGGCGACAGGGTTCCGCTGGTTATTCTGGCGACCGTGGCGGGCGATGTGCACGACATCGGCAAAAATCTGGTCGGCATTATTCTTTCCAACAATGGATTCGACATCGTTGACCTTGGTATCAAAGTGCCGGTTGAACAAATGATGGAAGCAGTGAAGAAACATAACGCCGCCGCGCTCGGCATGAGCGGACTGCTGGTAAAATCCACCGCCGTCATGGCGGAGAACACGAAAATTCTCGAACACGCCGGATTCAAAACGCCGGTATTGCTCGGCGGCGCGGCGCTGTCGGAAGAATTTGTTGATCTGGCCTGCCGTCCGCACTATTCTGGACAGGTTCTTTACTGCAAAGATGCCTTCGCCGGACTGTCCGCCATGCAAACACTGAAAGACACCGGCAGACTGCCTGACTATGTCGCGCCGGTGCGTGACGTTCTCGGCTGTGAAGTGAAGCCGGTTGACGAAAAACCGGCAGAGCCGATCGACCGCGACATTCCGATTCCGGAAGTCCGGCTCGGCACGACCGTGACCAAAAATATTCCGCTCGACGCCATCTGGAACTATCTCGATCTGAACGGAATGATCAAGGGCGCGTGGGGCTACAAGCAAGGCAAACTTTCCGACACCGAATATCAAAAACTGCTCGCCGACGAAGTTTATCCGAAGCTCGAGGAGATGAAGCAGATTGCCCGCGGCGTGTTTGAACCAAAAGTCATCCACGGCTTTTTCAACTGCCATTCCGAAGGCGATACATTCCTTCTCGAAAATCCGGCGGGCGGAACTATTCCGATGCCCTTCCCGCGCCAGAAAAAATCCGACGGACTTTGTCTGGCTGACTTTTTCCGCCCAGACCGCGACGTCGCCGCACTGATGGCGGTCACGCTTGGAAACAAAGTGATGACCAAAGAGCACGAACTGCGCGACGCCGATCGCTACCACGACTATCTGCTCTTCCACGGACTGGCCGTGATGACCGCCGAAGCGCTGGCGGAAACCTGGCACCGGCAGATCCGTCTGCTGTGGGGATCGAATGAAGGCGAGCTGACGCTGGCCGAAATCTGGAAACGGAAACTCGATCAGAGCCGCTTCGGCTTCGGCTATGCGCTCTGCCCCGACCTTGCGATGAACAAAGTCTGCTGCGACCTGCTCGATACCGACCGGATCGGTCTGAACGTCACCGAACTCTTCATGGCCGACCCGGAAGTTTCCACCTTCGCGCTCGTCACCCATCATCCGCAAGCGTACTATTTCGACCTGTAA
- a CDS encoding DUF4186 family protein: MGEPEKEYVQSRGIDILRLHATDFVNKRLAPADPKNDGRQTPLKGHPVFIAQHATGTSDREKLEKFHGIKTGIELTEKEVSYIVSVILRWIQEQIGEPV; encoded by the coding sequence ATGGGTGAGCCGGAGAAAGAGTACGTTCAGTCGCGCGGAATTGATATCCTCAGGCTTCATGCAACCGATTTCGTTAACAAAAGACTCGCGCCGGCCGATCCGAAAAACGACGGGCGTCAAACGCCGCTTAAGGGACATCCCGTCTTTATCGCCCAGCACGCCACCGGCACCAGTGATCGGGAAAAGCTCGAGAAATTTCATGGCATTAAAACCGGCATTGAGCTCACCGAAAAGGAAGTCTCTTACATCGTGAGCGTCATTCTCCGCTGGATTCAGGAACAGATCGGAGAACCCGTCTGA
- the pcnB gene encoding polynucleotide adenylyltransferase PcnB, which translates to MEPQIIARPEHNISRKQISAAALKVLYGLKDAGYTAYLAGGGVRDLLLGRNPKDFDVATNATPEEVRKAFRNCRLIGRRFRLAHVYFHNEIIEVSTFRAPAPPADESPQDDDNTFRAKDGLVLRDNLFGTPEEDALRRDFTVNALFYNIDDFSIIDYVNGRGDLEKRIIRVIGDPDQRFTEDPVRILRAIRFAAALGFDIEPSAREAIRRHAARLEDCSSSRLYEEIQKLLSCGKAEQVFSLCCELEVFEHLFPELGAWLNAPDGEGKTHWLRKSFAQIDRWRAAGFNVDPALLFALIFGEYHEWVATQIMQSEELPHAEALQDATHRHIRQLDRIRIPKAIAHHIAEIMSGQPRFLKTTPKNAQRIMRHRCFLDAFLYFKFAARTAGRHTAELEWWEQQRKAR; encoded by the coding sequence ATGGAACCTCAAATCATAGCCCGCCCCGAACACAACATCAGCCGCAAGCAAATCAGCGCCGCCGCACTTAAAGTACTTTACGGACTCAAAGATGCCGGGTACACCGCCTATCTGGCCGGCGGAGGCGTACGAGACCTGTTGCTCGGACGCAATCCAAAAGATTTCGACGTCGCCACCAACGCCACACCGGAAGAAGTCCGGAAAGCCTTCCGCAACTGCCGCTTGATCGGCCGCCGCTTCCGGCTTGCACACGTTTACTTCCACAACGAAATCATCGAAGTATCCACCTTCCGCGCTCCCGCGCCGCCCGCCGACGAATCTCCGCAGGATGATGATAACACCTTCCGCGCCAAAGACGGTCTCGTCTTGCGCGACAACCTTTTCGGAACTCCTGAGGAGGATGCTTTGCGCCGTGACTTCACCGTCAACGCCCTTTTCTACAACATTGACGACTTCTCTATCATCGACTACGTCAACGGACGAGGCGACCTCGAGAAACGTATTATCCGCGTCATCGGCGACCCCGACCAGCGTTTCACCGAAGACCCTGTGCGTATTCTGCGCGCCATCCGCTTTGCCGCCGCACTTGGATTCGATATTGAACCATCCGCCCGCGAAGCCATTCGCCGCCACGCCGCGCGACTTGAAGACTGCTCATCCTCACGTCTCTACGAGGAAATTCAAAAACTTCTCAGTTGCGGAAAAGCCGAACAGGTTTTCTCTCTCTGCTGTGAACTTGAAGTTTTCGAACATCTTTTTCCCGAACTCGGCGCATGGCTCAACGCGCCCGACGGAGAAGGCAAAACCCATTGGCTCCGTAAAAGCTTCGCGCAGATCGACCGTTGGCGCGCCGCCGGATTCAACGTCGATCCCGCCCTGCTCTTCGCCCTCATTTTCGGCGAATATCACGAATGGGTCGCCACACAGATTATGCAAAGCGAAGAACTGCCTCACGCCGAAGCCTTACAGGATGCCACTCACCGCCACATCCGTCAGCTTGACCGCATTCGTATTCCTAAAGCCATCGCCCATCACATTGCAGAGATCATGAGCGGCCAGCCGCGCTTTCTGAAAACCACTCCGAAAAACGCCCAGCGAATCATGCGCCACCGCTGCTTCCTCGACGCCTTTCTCTACTTTAAATTCGCCGCCCGCACCGCCGGACGCCACACGGCCGAACTCGAATGGTGGGAACAGCAGCGGAAAGCGAGATAA
- a CDS encoding RNA-binding S4 domain-containing protein — protein MDEFTITGDYIELDKLLKAARLCGTGGEARIVISEGLVTVNGETELRLRRKVLPGMAVCYDGQTLTVR, from the coding sequence ATGGATGAGTTCACCATTACCGGCGACTACATCGAACTGGATAAGCTGCTGAAAGCCGCGCGGCTCTGCGGAACCGGCGGCGAGGCGCGGATTGTCATCAGCGAAGGTCTCGTTACCGTGAACGGCGAAACGGAACTGCGCCTGCGCCGGAAAGTCCTCCCCGGCATGGCTGTCTGTTACGACGGCCAGACCCTCACCGTCCGCTGA